A single Altererythrobacter sp. BO-6 DNA region contains:
- a CDS encoding MarR family transcriptional regulator, with the protein MHWTDRLHAAVLALADLVNRSDLDARLLADSGIKLDRALFPLLSRISAAGEISTVALANLIGRDHSTVSRQASKLEELGLVRRVPSSSDARMRHLVPSDAGKALIRKVGNVRRKMLERHFQAWPENDRATLVALLERMVGRN; encoded by the coding sequence ATGCACTGGACTGACAGGTTACACGCCGCCGTTCTGGCACTCGCCGATCTGGTCAATCGTTCGGATCTCGATGCGCGATTGCTCGCTGATTCCGGAATAAAGCTCGATCGGGCCCTGTTTCCGCTGTTGTCCCGGATCAGTGCGGCTGGTGAAATCAGCACGGTTGCTCTGGCCAACCTGATCGGCCGGGATCATTCGACTGTGAGCCGCCAGGCAAGCAAGCTCGAAGAGCTTGGCCTTGTTAGGAGGGTGCCCAGTTCCAGCGATGCCCGGATGCGTCACCTTGTGCCTAGTGATGCCGGTAAGGCGCTGATCCGCAAGGTGGGCAATGTCAGGCGCAAGATGCTCGAGAGGCATTTCCAGGCATGGCCAGAGAACGACCGCGCTACTCTTGTCGCGCTTCTCGAACGAATGGTGGGCAGAAACTGA
- a CDS encoding FAD-dependent monooxygenase, with translation MTEVLIAGAGPTGIVLGIELLRRGIAIRLVDAASGPFAGSRGKGVQPRTLEILDLIGVADAMVASSRLYPRFKLHAGPLSLPLFSIGSNHTATVDRPYPNMLMIPQWRTNEILLTRFTELGGRVEFDSALVSLTQSDQGIAAGLATGETVKADYIVGCDGGRSTVRKLLGLELLGKSLDDKTMIVADLDIDGPLRS, from the coding sequence ATGACTGAGGTCCTGATCGCGGGCGCAGGTCCCACTGGCATCGTGCTGGGGATCGAATTGTTGCGGCGGGGCATTGCAATCCGGTTGGTCGATGCGGCGAGCGGTCCGTTCGCGGGATCGCGCGGCAAGGGCGTGCAACCGCGTACGCTCGAAATCCTCGACCTCATTGGCGTTGCCGACGCCATGGTGGCTTCAAGCAGGCTGTATCCCCGCTTCAAACTCCATGCGGGCCCGCTCAGCTTGCCGCTGTTCTCGATTGGCAGCAACCACACGGCAACGGTCGATCGGCCCTATCCCAACATGCTGATGATCCCGCAGTGGCGGACCAACGAGATTCTGCTCACCCGTTTCACCGAACTTGGCGGCAGGGTTGAGTTTGATTCAGCGCTCGTCAGCCTCACCCAGTCCGATCAGGGTATCGCCGCGGGTCTTGCGACCGGCGAGACGGTCAAGGCCGACTACATCGTGGGCTGTGACGGTGGACGCAGCACCGTGCGCAAGCTCCTTGGGCTAGAGCTGCTTGGCAAATCGCTTGACGACAAGACGATGATTGTCGCCGATCTAGATATCGATGGGCCGCTTCGATCGTGA
- a CDS encoding FAD-dependent monooxygenase, with product MGRFDRDFWHVWPLNRVGPALLCPLPGTNLFQLAWSNRIAEAGLEAGVLRATGQHVKRIAWQSKYRHQARMVDRYRVGRAFLAGDAAHIHPPSGAQGLNTSAQDAWNLGWKLAAAIRTGDDGLLDTYQQERLPIAAAMLNLTGTLHFKGSFKRGELTNHLSLGYGNSPLNEGEADDGIAPGDRIADRLLPDGSRLFDHLRHTGATQLIRRNAPHILIRPDAYVAEIGRREVNSYFGEAVRKVEIDC from the coding sequence ATGGGCCGCTTCGATCGTGACTTCTGGCATGTCTGGCCGCTCAATCGCGTTGGGCCTGCACTGCTGTGCCCGCTACCAGGGACCAATCTGTTCCAGCTGGCATGGTCCAACCGGATCGCGGAGGCAGGTCTGGAGGCAGGCGTTCTGCGTGCCACTGGCCAGCACGTGAAGCGCATCGCATGGCAATCCAAATACCGCCACCAGGCTCGCATGGTCGATCGCTACCGCGTCGGCCGGGCGTTCCTGGCAGGCGATGCCGCCCATATCCATCCACCTTCGGGCGCCCAAGGGCTCAACACCAGCGCGCAGGATGCCTGGAACCTCGGCTGGAAGCTGGCCGCGGCGATCAGGACTGGCGATGACGGACTGCTTGACACCTACCAGCAAGAGCGTTTGCCGATTGCGGCGGCCATGCTCAACCTTACCGGAACGCTACACTTCAAAGGCTCGTTCAAGCGGGGCGAGCTCACCAATCACCTCTCGCTTGGCTACGGTAACAGCCCATTGAATGAAGGCGAGGCAGACGATGGAATTGCACCGGGCGACCGGATTGCCGACCGCCTGTTGCCCGATGGCTCGCGGCTATTCGACCACCTGCGCCACACTGGCGCAACCCAGCTGATCCGCCGCAACGCGCCGCACATCCTGATCCGCCCCGATGCCTACGTAGCCGAGATCGGGCGGCGCGAGGTAAACAGCTATTTCGGCGAGGCGGTTCGCAAGGTCGAGATAGATTGTTGA
- a CDS encoding site-specific integrase, which translates to MGRLTPLQIRNLKEPGRYSDGDGLYLELTGPNKGNWQLRATVNGRRRDIGLGSLALVSLKEARDAAYELRRDIQRGIDPVAERKRRKLEILTFKAAALRVHAEQKASWKNGKHQDQWITTLENYAFPLLGNRLVNDIEGPLIREVLLPIWLTKPETARRVKQRIGVVLDWAYASGMRPTEAPMRSVSRVLPRQPKKDGHFAAMPFEAVPSFMTHLHARLSAPRLALEFLILTATRSGEVRGATWNEVDLEARLWTIPASRMKIGKEHVVPLSAAAIDVLERARQYHAPCSNLLFPGRAVRRPLSDMTLLKILRYAELPYTVHGFRSAFRDWSAEQTSYPGEVAEAALAHTIANKVEAAYRRTNYLDKRRDMMADWATFCANRQPWSGSI; encoded by the coding sequence ATGGGCCGGCTCACGCCACTGCAGATTCGAAACCTCAAGGAACCTGGGCGCTACAGTGATGGCGACGGCTTGTATCTGGAACTGACGGGACCGAACAAAGGCAACTGGCAGCTCCGCGCTACTGTGAACGGCAGGCGGCGCGATATCGGCTTGGGTTCGCTGGCGCTGGTGTCCTTGAAGGAAGCCCGCGATGCGGCCTACGAACTGCGCCGCGACATCCAGCGCGGGATCGATCCGGTGGCGGAGCGCAAGCGGCGCAAGCTCGAGATCCTGACCTTCAAGGCAGCAGCCCTGCGGGTCCATGCCGAACAGAAGGCAAGCTGGAAGAACGGCAAGCACCAGGACCAGTGGATCACCACGCTGGAGAACTATGCCTTCCCATTGTTGGGCAATCGCCTGGTCAACGACATCGAAGGCCCGCTGATCCGCGAGGTGCTGCTGCCGATCTGGCTGACGAAGCCTGAGACCGCCAGGCGGGTCAAGCAGCGGATCGGCGTGGTGCTCGACTGGGCCTATGCCAGCGGCATGCGCCCCACCGAGGCACCGATGCGTTCGGTCTCTCGCGTGCTGCCAAGGCAGCCCAAGAAGGACGGTCACTTCGCGGCGATGCCCTTTGAGGCAGTGCCCTCATTCATGACCCACCTGCATGCCCGGCTGAGCGCCCCAAGACTGGCATTGGAGTTCCTGATCCTGACAGCGACAAGGTCAGGCGAGGTACGCGGTGCCACGTGGAACGAGGTCGATTTGGAGGCCAGACTGTGGACCATTCCGGCCTCCAGAATGAAGATCGGCAAGGAACATGTTGTTCCCCTTTCCGCTGCCGCGATCGATGTCCTGGAGCGCGCGAGGCAGTATCACGCACCATGCAGCAACCTCCTCTTCCCGGGACGCGCTGTACGCCGTCCGCTGTCCGACATGACCCTGCTCAAGATTCTGCGTTACGCCGAACTCCCCTACACCGTGCACGGCTTCCGTTCGGCCTTTCGGGACTGGTCGGCGGAGCAGACCAGTTACCCCGGCGAGGTCGCGGAAGCGGCCCTCGCGCACACCATCGCCAACAAGGTCGAGGCCGCCTATCGGCGCACCAACTATCTCGACAAGCGACGCGATATGATGGCCGATTGGGCGACGTTCTGTGCCAATCGTCAGCCCTGGAGCGGATCAATCTGA
- a CDS encoding DUF1134 domain-containing protein codes for MTKQLSTFIRQLGLAMAGSLVLATSPIAAQELQAIDPDSAFDEPAAPATPVTPPIDGDLAPQPEAAAPADTTGNDLVAFGSEEAQTADPQAATTATGEQAPAADPAASDKPTFAGSETTYGEDDLIGAAEGVFGKGAEGLAKMIENLLRDQGEPNAYIVGREAGGAFVVGARYGSGTLYHKVEGKMPVYWTGPSIGFDAGANAANTFVLVYNLYDTEELYERFPAGEGQAYLVGGLNASYMRKGDIVLIPIRVGAGLRLGINAGYMKFSKKQRWLPF; via the coding sequence ATGACGAAACAGCTTTCGACCTTCATCCGCCAACTCGGCCTTGCCATGGCCGGATCGCTGGTGCTGGCCACCAGCCCGATTGCCGCACAGGAGCTGCAGGCGATCGACCCCGATAGCGCGTTTGACGAGCCGGCAGCGCCCGCCACGCCAGTTACGCCGCCGATCGATGGCGACCTTGCGCCGCAGCCGGAAGCGGCCGCGCCCGCTGACACCACCGGCAACGATCTCGTCGCCTTCGGCTCGGAGGAGGCACAAACGGCCGATCCGCAGGCGGCCACCACCGCTACCGGCGAACAGGCCCCCGCCGCCGACCCGGCAGCATCCGACAAACCGACCTTCGCCGGCAGCGAAACGACCTATGGCGAGGACGATCTGATCGGCGCGGCCGAAGGCGTGTTCGGCAAGGGCGCGGAAGGCCTTGCCAAGATGATCGAGAACCTGCTGCGCGATCAGGGCGAACCCAATGCCTATATCGTCGGGCGCGAGGCGGGCGGCGCCTTCGTGGTCGGAGCCCGCTATGGCTCGGGCACGCTCTATCACAAGGTCGAGGGCAAGATGCCAGTCTACTGGACCGGCCCGTCGATCGGCTTCGATGCCGGGGCCAACGCGGCCAACACCTTTGTGCTGGTCTATAATCTTTACGATACCGAGGAGCTGTACGAGCGCTTCCCGGCGGGCGAGGGCCAGGCCTATCTGGTCGGCGGTCTGAACGCGAGCTACATGCGTAAGGGCGATATCGTGCTGATCCCGATCCGCGTGGGTGCCGGCCTCAGGCTCGGGATCAATGCGGGCTACATGAAGTTTTCCAAGAAACAGCGCTGGCTGCCCTTCTGA
- a CDS encoding ABC transporter six-transmembrane domain-containing protein, translated as MLLELARVHRGRLFTAYCLTASGMIAALLYPLATGFAINGVLTGEYVAVLWLVGCHTAQLMLTVASKRYDTRVFTRIYGALAASVVARSRADGLEPARVAARVALSREYTVFLEEDVPRVLYAVIALTVSLSALVFLNPLLAFACLALGVPLLLVGGWFGRRSGILNQGLNNRLENEVRLLSNGDENSVRRHFEALAGWRIKLSDAEATAFGLMEMLVIVLFVVALWQVGTAQEKPQAGDVFAMFSYLWRFVESLDQAPILIQKSAKLRDLDRRLASATA; from the coding sequence ATGTTACTCGAACTTGCGCGCGTCCATCGTGGACGCCTTTTCACTGCTTATTGTCTTACAGCCAGCGGCATGATTGCCGCCTTGCTCTATCCTTTGGCTACTGGCTTTGCCATCAACGGTGTGCTGACCGGGGAGTACGTAGCGGTGCTGTGGCTCGTGGGCTGCCACACCGCGCAGCTAATGCTGACGGTTGCGTCCAAGCGATACGATACCCGCGTGTTCACGAGAATCTATGGCGCCCTCGCTGCAAGTGTCGTTGCCCGGTCTCGCGCTGATGGGCTTGAGCCTGCACGGGTTGCCGCCCGCGTTGCGCTTTCACGCGAATACACGGTCTTTCTAGAAGAAGACGTGCCTAGGGTCCTCTATGCCGTCATAGCCTTGACCGTTTCGTTGTCGGCGCTTGTGTTCCTGAATCCACTGCTCGCTTTTGCCTGCCTAGCGCTTGGCGTTCCATTGCTTCTTGTTGGCGGGTGGTTCGGACGCAGGTCCGGCATTTTGAACCAAGGCCTCAATAACCGGCTCGAGAACGAGGTCAGGCTGCTCTCGAATGGCGATGAAAACTCGGTCCGCCGTCACTTCGAGGCATTGGCTGGCTGGAGGATCAAGCTTTCAGATGCCGAAGCCACCGCGTTCGGCCTTATGGAAATGCTCGTTATCGTTCTCTTCGTAGTCGCCCTCTGGCAGGTTGGCACTGCTCAGGAAAAGCCACAGGCGGGCGATGTCTTCGCAATGTTCTCATATCTTTGGCGTTTTGTCGAAAGCCTCGATCAGGCACCGATCCTGATCCAGAAATCCGCCAAGCTTAGAGATCTGGATCGGCGCCTTGCATCAGCTACCGCGTAA
- a CDS encoding putative quinol monooxygenase translates to MAAALTRIRTDEQCDFDWPNLSRQWLLSGMQTILSIGRLPLYLGFMLLIVGTVRLPAENMEAARPFMKRMADASRAEEGCVEYTYAEDVFDPGLIHVKELWVDQPALDRHFATQHLADWRQAWPSLSIGERNLRVYEVGEPRPT, encoded by the coding sequence ATGGCTGCTGCGCTTACTCGAATTCGTACGGACGAGCAATGCGATTTCGATTGGCCTAATTTAAGCAGGCAATGGCTGCTTTCAGGTATGCAGACCATTCTTTCCATTGGCCGGCTGCCGCTATACCTAGGCTTTATGCTGCTGATCGTCGGAACCGTTCGTCTGCCTGCCGAAAACATGGAAGCGGCTCGGCCCTTCATGAAGCGAATGGCTGACGCAAGTCGAGCCGAAGAAGGCTGCGTTGAATATACCTACGCGGAGGACGTGTTCGACCCCGGGCTTATCCATGTAAAAGAATTATGGGTCGATCAGCCGGCACTTGATCGCCATTTCGCGACCCAGCATCTCGCCGACTGGCGACAGGCTTGGCCAAGCCTGAGTATCGGCGAACGAAATCTGCGCGTCTATGAGGTTGGTGAACCGCGCCCGACGTAA
- a CDS encoding riboflavin synthase: MFTGIVTAIGTIAQAEQRGDLRLRIAAPLDPARIDIGASIACSGVCLTVVDRGGAKDAAWFDVDVSGETVSRTVPGMWAESARLNIEPSLRMGDELGGHIVTGHVDAVGEVMLAEPSGDSWRVDIRAPASLAPFIAPKGSITVQGVSLTVNDLRDEADGACTFMLNIIPHTGEVTTLGALRPGDKVNLEIDVLARYLKRMQALAG, translated from the coding sequence ATGTTCACCGGCATAGTCACCGCCATCGGCACCATCGCGCAGGCTGAGCAGCGCGGCGATCTGCGGCTGCGCATCGCGGCCCCGCTCGATCCCGCGCGGATCGACATCGGCGCGTCGATCGCCTGTTCGGGCGTGTGCCTGACCGTGGTCGATCGCGGCGGAGCGAAGGACGCGGCCTGGTTCGATGTCGACGTTTCGGGCGAAACCGTGTCACGCACCGTGCCGGGCATGTGGGCTGAAAGCGCGCGGTTGAATATCGAGCCGAGCCTGCGCATGGGCGACGAGCTGGGCGGGCACATCGTCACCGGGCATGTCGATGCGGTGGGCGAAGTCATGCTGGCCGAACCGTCGGGCGACAGCTGGCGGGTCGATATCCGCGCGCCTGCCAGCCTCGCGCCCTTCATCGCCCCCAAGGGATCGATCACCGTCCAGGGCGTGTCGCTGACGGTTAATGATCTGCGCGACGAGGCCGACGGCGCCTGCACCTTCATGCTCAACATCATCCCGCACACCGGCGAAGTGACGACGCTGGGCGCGCTGCGGCCGGGCGACAAGGTCAATCTCGAGATCGACGTGCTCGCCCGCTATCTCAAGCGGATGCAGGCGCTGGCGGGCTAG
- the ribD gene encoding bifunctional diaminohydroxyphosphoribosylaminopyrimidine deaminase/5-amino-6-(5-phosphoribosylamino)uracil reductase RibD: MAAAAQIAARARPLSRPNPAVGCVILQDGIVQARGWTQAGGRPHAEAHALARLPVGGARGATIYVTLEPCAHRSARGPACADVLAEAKPARVVIGVQDPDPRTCGKGIARLQAAGIAVTVLDDAAARTSLAGFLTRETRHRPYVTLKLAISADGFIARAPGQDQWITGAAARAHVHAQRARQDAILVGGGTWRHDAPRLDVRLPGIEDRSPARYVLTRGAAPVGTAAIAAPQDIAQLTEVQYLYVEGGAATAQAFLDAGLVDELHIYTAPVTVGAGVKAPAALLPADPASGWRITQQRQLGSDTFTAYQRPSEQEAQCSPA; encoded by the coding sequence ATGGCCGCGGCAGCGCAGATCGCCGCCCGCGCCCGCCCGCTAAGCCGCCCCAACCCCGCTGTTGGCTGCGTGATCCTGCAGGACGGCATCGTGCAGGCGCGCGGGTGGACGCAAGCGGGCGGCAGGCCCCATGCCGAAGCGCATGCACTGGCGCGACTGCCTGTCGGCGGCGCCCGGGGAGCAACGATCTACGTCACGCTGGAACCCTGCGCACACCGGTCTGCGCGCGGCCCCGCCTGCGCCGATGTGCTGGCCGAAGCGAAGCCAGCGCGGGTGGTGATCGGAGTGCAGGACCCCGACCCGCGCACCTGCGGCAAAGGCATCGCCCGGCTCCAAGCGGCGGGGATCGCTGTGACGGTGCTCGATGATGCCGCAGCGCGCACGAGCCTTGCCGGCTTCCTGACCCGCGAGACCCGCCATCGCCCCTATGTCACGCTCAAGCTGGCCATCTCGGCGGACGGTTTCATCGCCCGCGCCCCGGGGCAGGACCAGTGGATCACCGGCGCGGCCGCCCGCGCGCATGTCCATGCCCAGCGCGCGCGGCAGGACGCGATCCTGGTCGGCGGCGGCACCTGGCGCCATGACGCACCGCGGCTCGATGTGCGGTTGCCGGGGATCGAGGACCGTTCACCCGCCCGCTACGTCCTCACCCGCGGCGCAGCGCCTGTCGGCACCGCAGCGATCGCCGCGCCGCAGGACATCGCGCAGCTCACCGAGGTGCAATATCTCTATGTCGAAGGCGGCGCGGCCACCGCGCAGGCCTTCCTCGATGCCGGGCTGGTCGACGAGCTGCACATCTACACTGCGCCCGTCACCGTGGGCGCTGGGGTGAAGGCCCCGGCGGCCCTCTTGCCAGCCGACCCCGCCAGCGGCTGGCGCATCACCCAACAGCGCCAGCTTGGCAGCGACACGTTCACCGCCTATCAGCGCCCCAGCGAACAGGAGGCACAATGTTCACCGGCATAG
- a CDS encoding SprT family zinc-dependent metalloprotease has translation MIDWLRKEMLEPEIELGGRTVPIVLKRHARARRLTLRLAADGQAVQITLPQWARSREAIAFAHARREWLAAQMAKLPVRAAPLPGGTIAYRGEQLRIEWRETAARRPVLSDRQIVIGGPHEALEQRLARWLEREALALFEEDAVHYCRTAQLEPVPVAISRAQRRWGSCSDRKRIRLNWRLVQAPDFVRRSVVAHEVAHLVHFDHSPAFHALLGDIYEGDIGAADRWLKQHGRSLYTSFG, from the coding sequence ATGATCGACTGGCTGCGCAAGGAAATGCTCGAGCCCGAGATCGAACTGGGCGGGCGCACCGTTCCGATCGTGCTCAAGCGCCATGCCCGCGCGCGGCGGCTGACGCTGCGGCTGGCTGCCGATGGCCAGGCGGTGCAGATCACCCTGCCGCAATGGGCACGCAGCCGTGAAGCGATTGCCTTTGCCCACGCACGGCGGGAATGGCTCGCCGCGCAGATGGCCAAGCTGCCTGTGCGCGCTGCCCCCCTGCCGGGCGGCACGATCGCCTATCGCGGCGAACAGCTGCGGATCGAATGGCGCGAGACTGCCGCCCGCCGGCCGGTACTGAGCGATCGGCAGATCGTCATCGGCGGACCGCACGAGGCGCTGGAGCAGCGGCTGGCACGCTGGCTGGAGCGCGAGGCGCTGGCCCTGTTCGAGGAGGACGCAGTCCATTACTGCCGCACGGCGCAGCTTGAACCGGTGCCGGTGGCGATTTCGCGTGCGCAGCGGCGCTGGGGCAGCTGTTCGGACCGCAAGCGCATCCGGCTCAACTGGCGGCTGGTGCAGGCGCCCGATTTCGTGCGGCGATCGGTCGTCGCACATGAAGTGGCGCATCTGGTCCATTTCGATCACAGCCCCGCCTTCCATGCGCTGCTTGGCGACATCTATGAAGGCGATATCGGCGCGGCGGACCGCTGGCTGAAGCAGCACGGCAGGTCGCTTTACACCAGCTTCGGCTGA
- a CDS encoding YcgN family cysteine cluster protein: MGELRDSFWTLPLGDLTRAEWEALCDGCGRCCLHKIEDADTGEIVDTNVACKLLDTSTARCTDYRNRKAFVPDCLRLTYNIVQHVNWLPATCAYRLRADGEPLPEWHYLISGDPEAVKRAGISVSGRVVSETKAGPLEHHIVDWGTP, translated from the coding sequence ATGGGTGAGCTGAGGGACAGTTTCTGGACCCTGCCGCTGGGCGATCTGACCCGGGCGGAGTGGGAGGCGCTGTGCGATGGCTGCGGGCGCTGCTGCCTGCACAAGATCGAAGACGCGGATACCGGCGAAATCGTCGATACCAATGTCGCCTGCAAGCTGCTCGACACCAGCACCGCGCGCTGCACCGATTATCGCAACCGCAAGGCCTTCGTGCCCGATTGCTTGCGGCTGACCTACAATATCGTCCAGCATGTCAACTGGCTGCCCGCGACCTGCGCCTATCGCTTGCGCGCTGATGGCGAGCCGCTGCCCGAATGGCATTACCTCATTTCGGGTGACCCGGAGGCAGTGAAGCGCGCGGGCATTTCAGTGTCCGGGCGCGTGGTGAGCGAGACCAAGGCCGGCCCGCTGGAACATCACATCGTCGATTGGGGCACGCCATGA
- a CDS encoding SCO family protein codes for MNRDTMLEKFRNLRWVPLAASALALAACQDATPQAEAPLAGASIGGPFELTDSAGETVRWDDFAGKYRMVYFGFTYCPDICPTDVQRMMQGYNAFAKAEPELAAQIAPIFISVDPERDTPQVVGEFTAAFSDKLIGLTGTPEQVKQAADNFRVFYSRGEDTPGGGYLVDHSAIVYLFGPDGAPIATLPTDQGADAVAAELAKWVS; via the coding sequence ATGAACCGAGACACCATGCTTGAGAAATTCCGTAACTTGCGCTGGGTTCCGCTTGCCGCCAGTGCGCTGGCGCTTGCCGCATGCCAGGATGCCACGCCGCAGGCCGAAGCGCCGCTGGCCGGGGCCAGCATCGGCGGGCCGTTCGAACTGACCGATTCCGCTGGTGAAACGGTGCGTTGGGACGATTTTGCGGGCAAATACCGCATGGTCTATTTCGGCTTCACCTATTGCCCGGACATCTGCCCGACTGACGTCCAGCGGATGATGCAGGGCTATAACGCATTCGCCAAGGCCGAGCCTGAACTGGCGGCGCAGATCGCCCCGATCTTCATCTCGGTCGATCCCGAGCGCGACACGCCGCAAGTGGTGGGCGAATTCACTGCCGCCTTTTCCGACAAGCTGATCGGCCTCACCGGTACGCCCGAACAGGTCAAGCAGGCCGCAGACAATTTCCGCGTGTTCTATTCGCGCGGCGAAGACACGCCGGGCGGCGGATACCTCGTCGATCATTCGGCCATCGTCTATCTGTTCGGCCCCGATGGCGCACCGATCGCCACCCTGCCGACCGACCAGGGCGCCGATGCCGTGGCAGCAGAACTGGCGAAATGGGTGAGCTGA
- a CDS encoding ankyrin repeat domain-containing protein, translating into MTHAVMRRIAMVFALFGALGALTASPASAQMFSEGYEFLKAVKDRDGDAVTEALNQPGTTIVNTRDLTSGETALHIVTERRDAIWIRFLTSRGANPNIRDKKGVYPIQLAVTLGYLEGVEALIKAGAQIEVTNNAGETPLIAAVHRRDAALIRLLLEKGANPDRSDNSGRTARDYASLMTGNSTILAEFERADTARKEKGASGSYGPGA; encoded by the coding sequence GTGACGCATGCCGTTATGCGCAGGATTGCAATGGTTTTCGCCTTGTTTGGAGCGTTGGGCGCGCTCACGGCGAGCCCAGCGTCCGCGCAGATGTTTTCGGAAGGCTATGAATTCCTCAAGGCCGTGAAAGATCGCGATGGCGATGCCGTGACCGAGGCGCTCAACCAGCCGGGCACCACGATCGTCAACACCCGTGACCTCACCAGCGGCGAAACCGCGCTGCATATCGTGACCGAGCGGCGCGATGCGATCTGGATCCGCTTCCTCACCTCGCGCGGGGCCAATCCCAATATTCGCGACAAGAAGGGCGTCTATCCGATCCAGCTGGCGGTGACGCTGGGCTATCTTGAAGGCGTGGAAGCGCTGATCAAGGCGGGCGCCCAGATCGAAGTGACCAACAATGCCGGGGAAACGCCGCTGATTGCCGCCGTGCATCGGCGCGACGCTGCGCTGATCCGCTTGCTGCTCGAAAAGGGCGCCAACCCCGATCGCTCGGACAATTCCGGCCGCACCGCGCGCGATTATGCTTCGCTGATGACCGGAAACAGCACGATCCTGGCCGAATTCGAGCGGGCCGATACCGCACGCAAGGAAAAGGGCGCATCGGGCAGCTATGGGCCGGGCGCCTGA
- a CDS encoding COQ9 family protein, with translation MADLADMTLDELRLALAPEVAASAIFDGWSDAALLHAADMAGADPDVVRLAYPGGAMDMIEAWIDTIDAQMAEALPAEKLATMKIRERIRALVQFRLDAVEGLEEAVRRAMAVMAQPQNAARGLKIGWRSADKMWRLAGDTATDYNHYTKRAILAGIYSATLAVFIDDESEGKQATRAFLDRRIDGVMKFEKFKARFTVGEREGFSVTRFLGRLRYPSH, from the coding sequence ATGGCCGATCTTGCCGACATGACGCTGGACGAGCTGCGGCTGGCACTGGCCCCCGAAGTCGCCGCCTCGGCGATCTTCGACGGGTGGAGCGATGCGGCACTGCTGCATGCTGCCGATATGGCCGGTGCCGATCCCGATGTCGTTCGGCTCGCCTATCCGGGCGGCGCGATGGACATGATCGAAGCCTGGATCGACACGATCGACGCGCAGATGGCCGAGGCACTGCCCGCTGAAAAGCTCGCCACGATGAAAATCCGCGAGCGGATCCGCGCGCTGGTGCAGTTTCGGCTGGATGCAGTGGAAGGGCTGGAGGAAGCCGTCCGCCGCGCAATGGCGGTTATGGCGCAGCCGCAGAACGCCGCGCGCGGACTGAAGATCGGCTGGCGCAGCGCGGACAAGATGTGGCGGCTCGCAGGCGACACCGCGACCGATTACAACCATTACACCAAGCGGGCGATCCTGGCCGGGATCTACAGCGCTACGCTGGCCGTCTTCATCGATGATGAGAGCGAGGGCAAGCAGGCGACTCGTGCCTTCCTCGATCGCCGGATCGACGGGGTAATGAAGTTCGAGAAGTTCAAGGCGAGGTTCACGGTCGGCGAGCGGGAAGGGTTCAGCGTCACGCGCTTCCTTGGCCGGTTGCGTTACCCTTCACACTGA
- a CDS encoding FeoA family protein translates to MTLDQLPHGAHARITSVAWETLAPEEALRLRALGIDEGAEVSIAHRGVFGGADPLAITLGRMTVALRRVHAAAMQVSLEEVAE, encoded by the coding sequence ATGACGCTTGACCAGCTTCCGCACGGTGCCCACGCCCGTATTACAAGTGTGGCATGGGAGACGCTCGCTCCCGAAGAGGCGCTGCGTTTGCGCGCGTTGGGTATCGACGAAGGAGCCGAGGTGTCGATCGCGCATCGAGGCGTCTTTGGCGGGGCCGACCCGCTGGCGATCACGCTGGGGCGGATGACGGTGGCGCTGCGCCGCGTGCATGCAGCGGCGATGCAGGTTTCACTGGAAGAGGTGGCGGAATGA